TTCTCGGTTCGATTTTTTGCTAAAATCGAATTAAATgaaatttatatttgatttaaaaaaaaaatcaaattgaacGAAGTAAACCGACTAAACCAAACTGAACggttgaaattttaaaaattaaatccgaaaaaaatcaaaataatccaaattttttttaaaaaaaaatgaaattaaactgtattttttatttttatcattatccCTCTTCCATTTCAATAACATGCAACACTTATATAACAAACTAACAATTGATCtttataaatactccctccgtctcaactTTTAATATtcatctttccttttttggatgtcccacatttttgtatttatttatatttttagtaaaaataagtGGGACTCTTacttcactttaattattttaacaatcACATAAAAGGTGGGACCCTTATAATTCCACTCAAAATACAtccaaccactttattaaagCATGTGTCACTTTCAATtgaatactaaaagctgggacggagggagtagtatatatattaatatattattataatataaatataattcgatcggttttagataaattaaatcgaaccaagccaaaaaaattcatttaaaaaaaatcgaaccaaacAAAAAAATCGAAGAAACAGATTAcagaattttaatattttggttTGGACGAATTTAGTTATTCGATTTAAGATATTTTGCTTACCCCTATTCAGGTATATAGtactacttcctccgtcccactccaataggctcacttatTTTGgatacggagattaagaaaacttactttttagtagaaaaatgatgtggtccacaccaattaagtaaatttttttttactcaaaaaggaaaacgagcttattagagtgggacgtcccaaaaaggaaaacgagcctattaaagtggaacgaagggagtatcatATAGTAAAATAGAAACTATTTCTAGCCCTTGTATCGTGAAAATCTGTGGTGAATTTGTGGTATCGTGAAAATCTGTGGTGAAACTATTTCGAATCTTATGGGTGGcgaaaatttcatttttctgaATTCATTTTTTTGTGCAATGACTTCCTAATGTTTCATCCAAATCTATTTTATACGACAAATCTGATGTGTATATAACTCCAccctcactacaaaaaaaaaaaaaaaaaaaatcactagtGACATGAGGCTTGGTAGGAATAATGTACGTGTGCTATAAACATGAGTGACATTTGATGATCGATGTAGCTAATCACTAATAGTTACACTTTCAAACATCACTAATTTTTGTAACACGAATACTAGTTACGAAACCTCATATCACTGATAGAAATATTTTTTGTAGTGCCTATATATAGCTTGAACATAAACTGAATTACATGATGCAGGTGGTATGCAGATTGTAGGTTGGACACCTTGAAGTTTGGAAGAGATGTTGTGCTCATTAATAATTTTCTAGCTTCCTTAGTTATCGGTGATCTTGCGTCTGATCATGCTCGTCTAGCCAGTGCTAAAACATCTGTGCTTGTCACACTCattgatgatttgttcgatcatgGTGGTTCCACACAAGAGTGCTACAAGATTCTTGAATTAGTAAAAGAGTAAGCTTATAATTTCTTATATCAACCCCATGCAtctttttttaatgattttcttcaatttcctACCTAGGAggtgtttgactaagcttattttaaaaatcttattataaactcatggagcttataagatctaGTTTCATAAaagcttataaattgtcaaagtgtttggataattgagcgtATAAGCTAcagagagaaaagttttagttagagagagaaaaaaatcgaagaaagataaaattagaatgatatatgatgaaacaaaaaaattataactgaattatttttgtaaaatgagtgttgctaaTAAGATAATGAAACATGTTGGGgtagaaaaaaataagagtgTGTTTGGcttccttcaaagtgtttgtcAAAcgaagctccccaaaaaataagtctATGTCCttacttattttctcattatcttataagcaacattCATTTtatccttcaaagtgtttggcaaactAAGCTAgctctccaaaaaataagtttctatcctaacttattttctcattatcttataagcaacactcattttattaaaataactcaacggtgattttttttttcatcatatatcattctaatttcatctccttttgattttctctctctaacaaaaattctctctttagcTTACAAGCTtaattatccaaatactttgaTAACTTATAAATTCTTACGAAATaacattttataagctcttaaaacatcttataagctcttttaaataattaagctcagccaaacaccctcttctTATTCGTGTATATAATTAACCAACAAAAATTTGCTATTTTCAGTTATAATAGTAGGATCCACACAACTCCACTCCTATTTAAAATGAGACCCCTACTCTACTAACAAATTCAttcacatttttattaaaattcgtgtcatccACGACATGACAATTTTTTATGGACGGGGGAGTACCAATACCAAAACTTAAAGTAACGTATATTTGACAGAAGGAGCGCAACGAGAATACAGGAAGCAGTATGAGCATTCTGCTAGCCGTTGGGAGAGATGGCAGAGGTGTTAGTGAAGAGGAAGCTATTGCAGAGATAAAAGAAATAGTTGAATATCACAGGGGAAAAGTGATGCAGATTGTGTATAAAAAAGGAACCATTTTCCCAAGAAAATGCAAAGATATATTTATGGAGGCATGTAAGGCTGGTTGTTATGTGTACTCAAGCACCGACCAATTTACTTCTCCTCAACAATTGAAGGATGATTTGGAATCCTTCCTTGGCTTATAGTTATGAAACCCCCAACATTTcttaagttaattaaattaggaATGTTTCACTTCCACTACatttttttgtctttctttAGCACTTCACACAACTCCATATTAATATAGTTCCTAAATTTCAAGTAAATTTGTTTCatggtaaatatcactttaaaatttaaattctttttacaatattaattatatattcctGATTTATCTAAACTCTTTTTTAAAATCCCGAACTATCGATTTTGAAttagttataaaaaaaattataaaattcttaataaagagaaagaaaataaaatattttaaaattttaataacctattctttttaaattcattttttattatttttataatatattaaagatctttttacaaacttaaacttaagaatgcatattgaatatatttcttcataaatcaaatttgatgatatttagaaaagaattaaaattataaaaaaataaaaaaaaatattgaaaaaattaatGGGAGAAGAGAGGGAAAAATAGAGGAAATAACTCATCTTTTATACATATTATTGTAGATTATAGATATGATGatcataataatttatatactaataaaataaatgcGGTGTCAAAGCCTTTGGATGCAGATTGAACAACTTGCCGAAAATCAAAACAGGGCATTTTGTTTGTTTGTAATAGTTTGTGTACTTCATTATAATTATGAATAATTCGGTGTTTTTCAgttttcaaataatttatatattttattataaattaaagaatATTATTGGGTATATGtcaattcaaaatatttgaaaagCTCAAAACCAAAATAACACGCGATCAGGGTGTGGACTGACTGTGGAGTGCATTAGTCAATGTTGGGGAAACattgaataaattataaatatgcaTGCTGCCATATTATAGACATAGATAGGAGCTCTTCGAACAGGATTAGTCTTAGAGGAGGTCTTAGGAAcaatcgggtgtaccgtacaccctcACTTAGACTTTGACTCGCACCTTGATTAGAACCCGTATTCTGATCTGAACCGTATAAATACACTATATATTTTGGGTGCGGATCAACTCGATTGTACGATACatccgattgtacggtacacccagctGTACCCGAGTTTTTGTGTTATTCTTAAAATATTAtgtttaattgaatacatgaCACTCAGTAATATGGgtgtcaaaaaagcccgaaattgatgggtcgacccgaatagaccgataaaaaatgAGGGTTAGGGTttaaaatttttagcccgaaaaaaatttagcccgaatggtccgaaccgaaaatagcccgagcccgatagggttggcccgaaaaccgagCTCGGTTTTCTTAATAACCGAaaactttcttaataattgatttttaaactttaatactttactttttaattcgataataacattttgatgcttgtagaatatgttttgattttttcctaaCGGTTAATAAcaatatgatataaaagtcaaagaaagatagtcatttatgttaaatctatatacattttttttatcggAAACGAAGTTAAATTAAGTTAGATATTACGTAAACTTACgttaaaataacattattttttatatctaaaataaggcgaaatgtcttaatttaaaaaatacgacatatttttataataagaaTATGATatatctataaaaaaattaaacatacaaaaaaatcataaacttgcgggcccgaacgggctagcccaaaaccgagtgggttagggttatgATCAAAACTTTTTAgtccaaaaaacaaaaaaccgaCTAGCCCAAACCCAAAATGACCCGAAATCGAATGGACTGGCCCTATTAATATCCCTACTCAGTCGTAAGATAATGTGGTAGGATTAAATTTTGACTTACTccttataaataaattaattttgaataatCTTGATTACTTAATCTCGATTAATTTCAAACCAATTTAATCTCCTGTAATCGAACGGTTCCATGCATGTTGAACAAACAAACCCACAAACATGAAAATATATAGAGCCGACAACcatcgccgtcgccgccgccacCTGCATTAATCAATTAAGAAGAAACATTGaccaaattataaaatatagatGAAACCcatattataaatatagatTAGATGTTGAACAAACTAACCcagagaaaagaaaatataaatatatatagccGGGCCGGCATCcatcgtcgccgccgccgccgtagAACTAAAAATGTCACTAGCCTTCAACCTCGGAGTTACCCCTTTCTCCGGCCACAGAGTTGGGAGCAGGAGAGAAAATTTTCGAGGTAAGCATTTTTTAGATGTTAATTTATTGATGATttcagcatatatatatatataaatgtttgGTGATTATTGATTATATATACGTATAAATCTCTTGTTTCTATTGCAGTCCAAGGATTTCCGATGCCCACCACCAATAAGCCATCTCTCACCGTTAAATGCAGCCTTACTACAACGGTAAGTTGCCAACTAATCAAAATCTTGTTTTCAATTTTATGAAAGCTAGATGTAGACAAACGATGAAGCGCAGtttgttggtaagacgcttctcctccaaccaataggtcagAGGTTCGATTCACCTAGAAGactagagtgtgagtgtgtttttcatttctttgggttgttattgttgttgttgttattgattattttaatattaatattatttatttattattagttttattttattatgtttactattattacaattattttattattattattattattattattattattattattattattatatgatttttaatttgtcaaggtaaaaataaataaatatattttcaaaaaaagaagaaataaaactTTATTTTTGAGTAGTCCCATGTTAATTTGTGAGAATCCATAATACCGTAGGGGAGGGGACGAATGGCTAACCCCATATTCATGGAAACAAGTATTCTATCAGGAATGTTGATTCTCATTATAAAAATCATACGAGCCATAAGATTGTGAATGGACGCATGAATTCTTATTCCATTCCTATATACAAGAAATACCCTAATTTTATGAAACTTTATTTGTTATActtaagaaaataattttagtAGATACTATTATATTATTGAGAAAAAATAATACCTCgttcatccacaaaaaatatggtCTTTTTaccattttggtccgtccacaataagtacaacatttctattttggtacGCATATCCTTATATTTTCAACATCATTCACATTCAATATTACGGAAAAAACATATTTCGTTCACTACCCATTTATAAATTGTCTTGCAAATAAACTTTAGTGGATTCATTTCTCTATTTTATATACATTTCACATCCATTTATTAAAACTTATACCTTCCAAATCACATCATACTTTTAAATATTGATGAAGGGAGTACCATTCTAAATTTTAAAAGTCCAAATAGTCTTCTTGAGCCTCGAAGTACTCGGTTCAATAAAACTCGGGCTTGATTAGAAAGATAAACAAGTCAAGTTTGAAGTCTTGAAGTAGGTATTTTGCTTACTGAGCTCGGTTCGATTCTATTAcacccatatatatacatatgataTACCAATTGCATGGACGACCTTTGCGTTGGAGAAATTGCTAATAGTTAAAGTCTAATTATTTTGCTTAACCAAATATCCTGCTTTCAGGATTTGATGGGGAAAATAAAAGAGAAGTTGAAGGGGGAAGACGATAGTTTTCCGGCAACTGCCACTGTTGAAGCTGTGAATAATATACCCTCTAATTTGTGTATAATCGACACCCTTCAAAGGTTGGGAGTCGACCAATacttccaatttgaaatcaactCTATTCTAGACGACACATACAAGTAAGTAAGgaattgttttcattttttaccCTATTAATAGGAAATTATATCCATATAGATAAAGATAGAAATAGTACTATCGTATAGGCGTGTAAGGGCATAATAATAAGATGAATTCCTGTAACAGTGTAAATAACGTTGTTGCTcgaattaatttttgttacaCAAAATTTATGTATATCGTATAGGCGCGTAAGGGCATAATAGTAAGATGATCAACTGTAACTTTGAGATACCAACAATGATTAGCCtatactattttttaatttatgtaattaaacTAATATATACCTATTGTAAAAAATCTTAGTTTACCAAAATTTTTCATCCACACAATTCACATGATTCATTTAATAGTTTCGttatgagtttaattaattttgttagaatccttgaaattaaaattaattctcAAATATGAAACCTAGAACATAAACAAAGAATTAATTTCACATCAatctccttttcttttaatttgatctTGATTTTTctaattgcaacaaaaataggTGACgcttaattaattagatataatTATATGTTTTTTAAGACTACACTTTCTAGAAATTATTCAACACTTGGttcagaaaaataaaatgaaattataaatctgaaaataaaaacaaaatgaaatataaatttacactcatccaaatttgtttattaaattttttttttacatgcGAATATACGCCATTTCTGCTGGTACtcaaaagtaaatataaaattggGAAATTCtcataataataaggataaaatacaTGTTAATTATCAATCTTGACAAATTGGATTAAATAgaggttttttataaaagaaaaagtaaaaagaatcccttgagagcacaaaacgcagactaagggcacgaaactcgaaaagagatcgttaaaCAAAGAAACCTGAAGACACATCAATCTTGACAAATTAATGCTCCTTAGTTATAATACTAATTAACAACCTCATTTTTTTGTTCATGCACTAAAACCACCCACAATATTTTCAAGGCTGATGCTTCAACTTCGATGATCAAACTGCAGGTTGTGGATACAGAAACACAAAGTTATATATTCCAAAGTTGCTATCCATGCAATGGCGTTTCGACTTTTGCGAGTGAAAGGATATGAAGTTTCATCAGGCACAATTCTTTCATTTATGGCATTATGCACATATTCAATATTATAACAATTGCTCAATTGAGCTTAAATGATAAAGTTGTTCTTATTAATAAACAGAACCGTTCATCTACCCACCGTGAGTAAGCATAAATATGTccaccattgatgtggcaaTGCCACGTAGgagttaaattaaatatttttaactataaattgtaattttaattggAGTTAAATATGGTAACTCTCTTTCCTATATACGTGGCATTATCACATCAGTGGTTGATACGTTTATGCTTACCCATGGTGGACATGCaccacaaaaaatattttttttaccgaGGGAATATTCCCTCGGTAAATACACGATTTTCCCTCGGTAAAATATTTACCAAGATATCACCGATAAAaaatgtttttttgtagtgatgtGAACGATCCTATATTCATAGATTCGAAACTTCATCTCGATGTTCTATATTATTCAAGCCGCAAACTTTGTTCGACCAATGCGAGTCAAACATCAGTGATAAATGCACTAACATTCGATGTGTTCAATCACTTAGTCGAGCATATTAGAAAATGCATTAATGCTTGACATACTCGACCACTACGAATCGAGTAGTTAAGCATCAATGGTTGAACACGCAAGTATTAGCGGTAAATGCAATAATGGTCGACATAAGGGTAAACAAATTCTAAAtgaatgtaatttatatattttgtaaaaagTGGGTGTTTTTTAagaactactccctccgtccacaaaataagtacccatatttcatttttcgtccgtccacgaaataagtactcatttctttttttgggaAGTATACGTACCCCACACAACCCTTTAATTAACACCTTTAAAAAGTGGGACCTTcattctattcacactacactcaatacatttcttaaaactcgtgccgtccacaaatgggtactcatttcgtggatggagagagtatatatatatcttcaaAATGGGTAAATTACCATTTTCACTCTATATGAAGaatttttgtattctttttctCTCTTGCATTGTGCAGGGGAACTGTCTCCATACGCTAACCAAGAGAGGTTTAGCCAGCAAACAATAGATGTGGCGATGATTATCGAGCTTTACAGAGCAGCACAAGAGAGAATATTTGAAGAAGAGAGCAGTCTTGAAAAAATACTTGCATGGACTACCACTTTTCTCAAGCACCAGTTGCAGACTAACTCCATTTCTGATGAGAAATTACACAAACTAGTGAGTCCTATGCTTTTAGTCACAGGGTAATTGCGCCTacatacacaaactttcacctaaatttgatattacatataaattgaaaaatttgcctccaaatacacaaacttaatttcaattgttttgatTTTTCACATGATTTTCAATTGAGTGGACGCCTAAAATGTCATTAATTTGTGACTGCACGTAGCTACAATGACATCAATTCATCGAAAATTGACAATCGTatgaaaaatcataaaataattgaaaatctATGTATCTAAACGTAGAATTttaagttcatgtgcaaaaccagaattaGGTGAAAGTTCGGGTATTTAGATACAATTATCCC
Above is a window of Salvia miltiorrhiza cultivar Shanhuang (shh) unplaced genomic scaffold, IMPLAD_Smil_shh fragScaff_scaffold_28:::fragment_2:::debris, whole genome shotgun sequence DNA encoding:
- the LOC131002870 gene encoding sclareol synthase, chloroplastic-like (The sequence of the model RefSeq protein was modified relative to this genomic sequence to represent the inferred CDS: added 256 bases not found in genome assembly) — translated: MSLAFNLGVTPFSGHRVGSRRENFRVQGFPMPTTNKPSLTVKCSLTTTDLMGKIKEKLKGEDDSFPATATVEAVNNIPSNLCIIDTLQRLGVDQYFQFEINSILDDTYKLWIQKHKVIYSKVAIHAMAFRLLRVKGYEVSSGELSPYANQERFSQQTIDVAMIIELYRAAQERIFEEESSLEKILAWTTTFLKHQLQTNSISDEKLHKLAEFYLNNYHGITIRLGVRRNLDLYDMSHYQAIKDTNRFSNLCNEDFLAFARQDFDTCQVQSQKELQQLQRWYADCRLDTLKFGRDVVLTSNFLASLVIGDRASHHARLAFAKTSVLVTLIDDLFDHGGSKQECYKILELVKE